One Lucilia cuprina isolate Lc7/37 chromosome 4, ASM2204524v1, whole genome shotgun sequence DNA segment encodes these proteins:
- the LOC111676506 gene encoding protein polybromo-1, protein MLSRKRRASSISSKHDDDPQQMDDSTPEQSPVLMTTSGVGATSTVAMSARKKRRLDPTEMCQSLYDSIRNLKKEDGTMLCDTFIRAPKRRQEPSYYDVVNNPIDLLKIQQKLKTDMYDDLDELIQDFELLVNNAKAFYKPDTTEHQDAVTLWQYVGANKQKLLESMGIMSTDEEPKSKGRGRRRLTCNAEEDAKDDEINVYEELFGTVMTSVDNTMNDRPLHRMFLLLPSKKVYPDYYDVIEHPIDLRLIATKIQTNAYSNLQEMERDLLQMTKNACQFNEPGSQIYKDAKALKKLFTQKRLELETGKAKLVRRHKSVSSAAIAALKEEADSSDDEETSRKGEGPMWALFDHLYNAPGHSEHPGATGPPLGTSLWKLPVRRFHPEYFELIKRPISMSQIHNKLNKGEYANISDLTADLYLMLDNAKKAFPPTHRTHKDAVRMLKLMNTKLVEDTLDQETSEMEEDEDEDEEEEIDDAEQTVLVASTEPQPEKKKKGRPRLNTTPNNSLNSSLNAPKVQRMTITPYMKKKVLALHKYLLDFSLGTRKPIDLFMEKPPRKIYPDYYDIIQNPIDMNTIEHNIRADKYRDVEDVVADYRLMFANCRQYNEEGSNIYEDANILEKALNEKLKEFPGLNEIKKPLQKLNKPGRRRANAVPMSDKLWQFYETIRDYQEPKGKRQLSLIFTKLPSKTEYPDYYDIIKEPMDMERILNKLKQSLYETIDELAADFLLMLENACKYNEPDSQIYKDALVLQQLTLQLKQSLRNDRDTVPDVGLAVQELLLTLFTSVYNHQDEAGRCYSDSLLELPEYDEQPGETKVRGISLDLVKRRLDKGVYKRLDIFQEDVFACLERARKLSRTDSDVFQDSIELQSYFIKKRDEICQDTLSSTALNYSLDKLMSEVELIRQQKLPQEEPEQDQDDKVEMDKAAMQGESMIINQKVFSPGDFVYYQHNENKIPSIAYIERLWTTEDNMKMMHGAVFLRPHETYHVQTRKFLEKEVFKSSMSQTIPMEKVLGKCYIMHIKDYIKYRPENFEDKDVYVCESRYNVRPRSFQKFKNWPFVRENDPVKFVAREKPLDIKRVMSVFKERIEKHKGELEELKLQEALIEKEKPNVPCDPPANAEANAVYYQQYNTICSGVVKTGDFVYVATQTGKQSIAQIHQIWEQNNKSYFRGPWLLTPTEITPPLPTQPPMGKPFYRQELLLSTVEEISPIIAIVGRCAVLEYQDFITSRPTEFPESDVYICEAIYDELKKSLRKFSTPNSLRKFQHSPEVVQDEIFYFKMPIKPGKECKNDFNESLGIMEDSMDGNPPSVSSDIATISSPAPSVSSTPLSSKKSKIAKKSLTGYILYSSEVRKGICTANPEASFGDISRMVGNEWKNLPASVKQSWEDRACRINEETAARRELMDETLNCASPGPNMDQQSPNLTFECLWDKCDYQFEDSLDCMEHCLAENTGHVQRTAQQTDSEYCCLWRNCIRMRKNMQAFPSLVRLIKHVREVHLSKPGKHILPHERSKNYVARKPKMTNILSQQMNTTVGINGQMLVNAGAGGGTTNAHSPRGMDYNAQMQYSQVLGPPPEPMFITVPPRPQRVLHSEAYIKYITSLQGTTHQQHAQNAKNWKKALSTVTPMDVTKPKNLLPSQWLGKYAPTNQEDVVKALCHLRNFMMDDVLQIQRSFNTF, encoded by the exons ATGTTAAGCCGTAAACGTAGAGCTAGTTCGATAAGCAGTAAACACGATGACGATCCTCAACAAATGGATGATTCTACGCCAGAACAATCGCCGGTATTGATGACAACGTCTGGAGTGGGAGCAACTTCGACGGTAGCCATGTCGGCACGCAAAAAACGTAGGCTAGATCCCACAGAAATGTGTCAGAGTCTGTATGACTCCAtaagaaatctaaaaaaagaAGATGGCACCATGTTGTGCGATACTTTCATAAGAGCACCCAAGCGCCGGCAAGAGCCTTCATATTACGATGTGGTTAATAATCCCATAGATCTATTGAAAATACAGCAGAAACTTAAAACTGATATGTACGATGATTTAGATGAATTGATACAGGACTTTGAATTGTTGGTGAACAATGCGAAAGCATTTTATAAGCCCGACACCACAGAACACCAGGATGCGGTGACATTGTGGCAATATGTGGGGGCAAATAAGCAAAAATTGCTAGAGTCCATGGGTATTATGTCGACAGATGAGGAGCCCAAGTCAAAAGGTAGAGGTAGAAGACGATTAACTTGCAATGCCGAGGAAGATGCCAAAGACgatgaaataaatgtttatgaagaGTTATTTGGTACGGTGATGACTTCTGTGGATAATACTATGAACGACCGCCCTTTGCATAGAATGTTCTTATTGTTGCCGTCGAAAAAAGTTTATCCGGATTATTACGATGTCATAGAACATCCTATTGACTTGAGATTAATAGCCACCAAGATACAAACAAATGCCTATTCCAATCTACAAGAAATGGAAAGAGACTTGTTGCAAATGACCAAGAATGCTTGCCAGTTTAATGAGCCGGGATCCCAAATCTATAAAGATGCCAAGGCCTTAAAGAAACTGTTTACACAAAAACGTCTAGAACTAGAAACTGGTAAAGCAAAGTTGGTTAGACGTCACAAATCGGTATCAAGTGCAGCTATAGCGGCCCTTAAAGAAGAAGCCGACTCTTCAGACGATGAGGAAACCAGCCGTAAAGGTGAAGGCCCCATGTGGGCATTATTCGATCATTTGTATAACGCTCCGGGTCATTCAGAACATCCTGGCGCCACGGGACCACCATTGGGCACATCATTATGGAAGTTGCCTGTACGAAGATTTCATCCAGAATATTTCGAGCTAATCAAGCGACCCATTTCAATGAGTCAAATacataacaaactaaataaaggAGAATATGCCAACATCAGTGACTTGACGGCTGATCTATATCTCATGCTGGATAATGCTAAAAAGGCCTTTCCACCAACACACAGAACCCACAAGGATGCTGTACGCATGCTTAAACTTATGAACACCAAACTGGTAGAGGACACACTTGATCAAGAAACCAGTGAAATGGAAGAAGATGAAGACGAAGATGAGGAGGAGGAAATTGACGATGCTGAACAAACAGTACTAGTGGCATCCACCGAACCGCAAccggaaaaaaagaaaaaaggtcGCCCAAGACTTAATACAACTCCTAACAATTCATTGAATTCATCCCTCAATGCACCCAAGGTGCAACGTATGACTATTACAccgtatatgaagaaaaaagtATTAGCTTTGCACAAATATCTGCTGGATTTTTCATTGGGTACTCGCAAACCCATCGATTTATTTATGGAGAAACCACCCCGTAAAATTTATCCAGATTATTATGACATCATACAGAATCCCATCGATATGAATACAATTGAACACAATATAAGAGCTGACAAATATCGTGATGTGGAAGATGTGGTGGCAGACTATAGGCTTATGTTTGCCAATTGTCGCCAGTATAATGAGGAAG gCTCCAATATCTATGAAGATgccaatattttagaaaaagccCTTAATGAAAAACTCAAGGAATTCCCTGGACTCAATGAAATCAAGAAACCTCTACAAAAACTTAACAAACCCGGCAGACGTCGAGCAAATGCTGTACCCATGAGTGACAAATTATGGCAATTTTATGAAACTATTCGCGACTACCAAGAACCTAAAGGCAAGAGACAACTTTCATTGATTTTCACCAAACTGCCATCAAAAACTGAATATCCCGATTACTATGATATTATTAAGGAGCCCATGGATATGGAGAGAatacttaataaattaaaacaaagtcTTTATGAAACTATCGATGAATTGGCGGCTGATTTCCTATTGATGTTGGAAAATGCTTGCAAATACAATGAACCCGATTCTCAAATCTACAAAGATGCTTTAGTTTTGCAGCAATTGACTTTACAATTGAAACAGAGTTTAAGAAATGATCGTGACACAGTGCCCGATGTGGGATTGGCTGTTCAGGAGCTGCTACTGACTTTGTTTACATCTGTTTATAATCATCAAGATGAAGCGGGTAGATGTTATTCAGATTCATTACTGGAATTGCCGGAATACGATGAACAACCAGGAGAGACAAAAGTACGTGGCATTTCATTGGATTTGGTGAAACGCAGATTAGACAAAGGTGTCTACAAACGTTTGGATATCTTTCAAGAAGATGTATTTGCATGCTTGGAAAGAGCACGCAAGCTATCACGCACAGATTCTGATGTTTTTCAAGATTCTATTGAATTGCAATCATACTTTATTAAAAAGCGGGATGAAATTTGTCAAGATACTCTCAGTTCTACCGCTCTAAACTACTCCCTGGATAAACTAATGTCTGAAGTGGAATTAATACGCCAACAAAAGTTGCCCCAAGAAGAACCCGAGCAAGATCAAGATGATAAAGTAGAAATGGATAAGGCTGCCATGCAGGGTGAAAGCATGATTATAAATCAAAAAGTCTTTTCTCCTGgagattttgtttattatcaacacaatgaaaataaaattcccAGCATTGCCTATATCGAACGGCTTTGGACTACCGAGGATAATATGAAAATGATGCATGGTGCTGTATTTCTTAGGCCTCATGAAACTTATCATGTACAAACCAGGAAATTCCTAGAAAAGGAGGTATTCAAGAGCAGCATGTCACAAACTATACCCATGGAAAAAGTATTGGGCAAATGTTACATTATGCACATTAAAGATTACATTAAGTATAGGCCggaaaattttgaagataaagaTGTATACGTGTGCGAGTCTCGTTACAATGTAAGACCCAGATCTTTTCAAAAGTTTAAGAATTGGCCCTTTGTGCGTGAAAATGATCCAGTGAAATTTGTAGCTCGCGAAAAGCCTTTAGATATTAAACGGGTTATGTCGGTATTTAAGGAACGCATTGAAAAACATAAAGGTGAACTAGAGGAACTTAAACTACAGGAGGCTTTGATTGAAAAAGAGAAACCTAATGTACCCTGTGATCCACCCGCAAATGCTGAAGCAAATGCGGTTTACTATCAACAATACAACACCATTTGCAGTGGTGTCGTCAAGACAGGTGATTTTGTGTATGTAGCCACCCAAACGGGCAAACAGTCCATAGCACAAATCCATCAAATATGGgaacaaaacaacaaatccTATTTCAGGGGACCTTGGTTACTAACACCAACTGAAATTACACCACCTTTGCCCACACAACCTCCCATGGGCAAACCTTTCTATCGTCAAGAACTTTTACTCTCGACCGTAGAAGAAATTAGTCCGATTATAGCAATAGTAGGTCGCTGTGCCGTTTTGGAATATCAAGATTTTATCACCTCCAGGCCTACCGAATTCCCGGAGAGTGATGTGTACATTTGTGAAGCCATCTATGATGAATTGAAAAAATCCTTACGTAAATTCTCCACTCCCAATTCGTTGCGTAAATTTCAACATTCTCCAGAGGTGGTACAAGATGAAATCTTTTACTTTAAAATGCCTATTAAACCGGGTAAGGAATGTAAGAATGATTTCAATGAAAGTCTGGGCATAATGGAAGATTCTATGGATGGTAATCCACCATCAGTCAGTTCGGACATAGCCACAATATCATCACCTGCACCTTCGGTATCCTCGACACCGCTTTCGTCGAAAAAGAGTAAAATTGCCAAGAAAAGTCTTACAGGTTATATACTCTACTCGAGCGAAGTACGAAAAG gcaTTTGTACCGCTAATCCGGAAGCTTCATTTGGAGATATTTCCCGCATGGTGGGCAATGAATGGAAGAATTTACCAGCCAGTGTTAAACAAAGTTGGGAAGATCGGGCCTGTCGCATAAACGAAGAAACAGCTGCCAGACGTGAGCTAATGGATGAGACCTTGAATTGTGCCAGTCCGGGCCCAAACATGGATCAACAGTCACCAAATTTGACGTTCGAATGTCTGTGGGATAAATGCGATTACCAATTTGAAGACTCGCTTGATTGTATGGAACATTGTTTGGCCGAAAATACTGGCCATGTACAACGTACTGCCCAACAAACAGATTCCGAATACTGTTGTCTCTGGCGAAATTGTATACGCATGAGAAAGAACATGCAAGCCTTTCCCTCGTTGGTGCGTCTTATCAAGCACGTACGTGAGGTGCACTTATCTAAGCCGGGCAAACATATATTACCACATGAACGTAGTAAAAATTATGTAGCACGTAAACCCAAAATGACTAACATACTATCGCAACAAATGAATACAACGGTGGGCATTAATGGACAAATGTTAGTAAACGCTGGAGCTGGGGGTGGTACAACAAACGCTCATTCACCGCGTGGCATGGATTATAATGCTCAAATGCAGTATTCACAAGTACTGGGACCACCACCCGAACCCATGTTTATAACAGTTCCTCCAAGACCTCAACGTGTCTTACACTCTGAGGCCTATATCAAGTATATAACATCGCTGCAAGGCACCACCCATCAACAGCATGCACAAAATGCCAAGAACTGGAAGAAGGCTTTGTCTACCGTTACTCCTATGGATGTAACGAAACCTAAAAATCTCTTACCTTCTCAATGGTTGGGCAAATATGCTCCTACCAATCAGGAGGATGTTGTAAAGGCTCTTTGCCATTTACGCAATTTCATGATGGACGATGTTTTACAAATTCAACGtagttttaatacattttaa
- the LOC111676511 gene encoding protein Cep78 homolog: MIKNSNLELRDVTSSVSCGKKLNRCRSFHFRYLELCRAKNLTPLTEIRSKNNATSVLDFFGDKLNVNDWLLIMEALYYDQVLQTLSIRMRKTFGTVLEHLDTEKKAKLFRQKSVIYTKFIFSGVVEAISNCIEFNKNLRILNLEGLPLNDKYVESIAKALSINESIKELSFQRSNIGDKGCEAICCTMKYLANVEKLNLSECDLTSKGAEYVGEMIKIQKISRYSEGWQKSLRYREVDPETMPGLRSIALSRNPQIGDEGIKPIVEVLKEDVWIKVIDMENCGLTDRAANLILDCLEINNYINDFNVSGNTGISKFLLRSIREQLGKEDEDQKLRATQEELVPGPNGVLIKRKKVTVAALKEQIKTLEEQLAFERVLRKKAEQLNEKLNQQIMAYEHQLENNLNSNIPEGYVMVKNESLQSIIRERNDFQKLAAGIVSNDSTPRNNIILAKQTNRKASEMSNPSVPLNSPSTLSQSEQRKSLKVRKVKSEVKYTESEVKDSNRSKNKESKSDHEFSNETDFQLTAIHFETNIGDSMTNNPTNNKEKKASPKPRQNNYGNLTKIELDDLSIPPSTRSMSSDIHSSDSDTLRNDGECQPLKVFIRRAKPMPLTPMPKAHEKEGETEVYQNFEANLNALLRSPRSLFRGLCDD, encoded by the exons atgataaaaaactcTAATTTGGAATTACGTGACGTAACGAGTAGTGTTAGTTGCGGCAAGAAGTTAAATCGTTGCCGTTCTTTTCATTTTCGTTATTTGGAGTTGTGTCGTGCGAAAAATCTTACTCCACTTACCGAAATTCGTTCCAAGAATAATGCTACCTCTGTTTTGGATTTCTTTGGTgacaaattaaatgtaaacgATTGGCTACTGATAATGGAAGCTTTATACTATGATCAAGTTTTACAGACATTGAGTATACGTATGCGCAAAACTTTTGGAACGG ttttagaaCATTTGGATACTGAGAAAAAAGCTAAATTATTTCGCCAGAAATCGGtgatctatacaaaatttatattttccggTGTAGTAGAGGCAATATCAAATTGCATtgaatttaataagaatttgagaattttaaatCTAGAGGGTTTACCTTTAAATGATAAATATGTGGAGTCAATAGCGAAG gCCCTATCGATTAATGAAAGTATTAAAGAGCTTAGTTTTCAACGTTCTAATATTGGGGATAAAGGTTGTGAAGCCATTTGTTGTACCATGAAATATTTAGCcaatgtagaaaaattaaatttatcagAATGTGATCTAACCTCTAAAGGAGCTGAATATGTGGGCGAAATGATTAag ATACAAAAAATTAGTCGTTATTCGGAGGGTTGGCAAAAATCCCTTAGATATCGTGAAGTTGATCCCGAAACTATGCCCGGTTTACGATCAATAGCTCTTTCTCGTAATCCCCAAATAGGTGATGAAGGCATTAAGCCTATAGTGGAGGTTTTAAAAGAGGATGTATGGATAAAAG TCATCGATATGGAGAATTGTGGTTTAACTGATCGTGCTGCCAATCTAATATTGGACTGTTTGGAAATCAATAATTATATAAACGATTTTAATGTTAGCGGTAATACGGGTATTAGTAAATTTCTTTTGCGTAGCATACGTGAACAACTGGGCAAAGAAGATGAAGATCAAAAATTAAGAGCAACTCAAGAGGAACTAGTGCCAGGCCCAAACGGTGTTCTAATCAAACGGAAAAAAGTTACGGTAGCAGCTTTAAAAGAGCAAATAAAAACGCTCGAAGAACAACTAGCCTTCGAGAGAGTTCTACGCAAAAAGGCCgaacaattaaatgaaaaattaaatcaacAGATAATGGCTTATGAACATCAATTGGAAAATAATCTCAATTCGAATATACCCGAAGGTTATGTTATGGTTAAAAATGAATCCCTACAATCGATAATTAGAGA ACGCAACGACTTTCAAAAACTAGCCGCTGGAATTGTTAGCAATGACTCTACGCCCCGTAATAATATCATTCTGGCTAAGCAAACAAATCGTAAAGCTTCGGAAATGTCTAATCCCAGTGTTCCCCTTAATTCACCCTCTACTTTGAGTCAATCTGAACAACGTAAATCCCTAAAAGTTCGTAAAGTTAAGAGTGAAGTTAAATATACAGAATCTGAAGTCAAAGATTCTAATCGCAGTAAAAATAAAGAATCCAAATCAGATCatgaattttcaaatgaaacaGAT TTTCAATTGACCGCTATACATTTTGAAACCAATATTGGTGATTCGATGACCAATAATCCAACtaataataaagagaaaaaagcaAGCCCCAAACCACGTCAAAATAATTATGGAAATCTTACAAAAATTGAACTAGACGATTTGTCAATACCCCCAAGCACACGCAGTATGAGTAGTGATATACATTCAAGTGATTCGGATACCCTACGTAACGACGGAGAATGTCaacctttaaaagtttttatacgtCGAGCTAAACCAATGCCGCTGACACCAATGCCTAAAGCTCATGAGAAAGAAGGAGAAACTGAAGTTTATCAGAATTTTGAGgcaaatttaaatgctttattaagaTCACCACGATCACTTTTTCGGGGATTGTGTGATGATTGA
- the LOC111676514 gene encoding histone H4 — protein sequence MTGRGKGGKGLGKGGAKRHRKVLRDNIQGITKPAIRRLARRGGVKRISGLIYEETRGVLKVFLENVIRDAVTYTEHAKRKTVTAMDVVYALKRQGRTLYGFGG from the exons atgACTGGTCGTGGTAAAGGTGGCAAAGGTTTGGGAAAAGGTGGTGCCAAGCGTCATCGTAAGGTACTTCGTGATAATATCCAGGGTATTACCAAGCCAGCCATTCGTCGTCTAGCCCGTCGTGGTGGTGTAAAGCGTATATCGGGTTTAATCTATGAAGAAACTCGTGGTGTATTAAAG GTCTTTTTGGAAAACGTCATTCGTGATGCTGTTACCTATACCGAACATGCTAAACGTAAAACTGTTACCGCCATGGATGTCGTCTATGCTTTGAAACGTCAAGGTCGTACTTTGTACGGTTTTGGTGGTTAA